One part of the Rutidosis leptorrhynchoides isolate AG116_Rl617_1_P2 chromosome 1, CSIRO_AGI_Rlap_v1, whole genome shotgun sequence genome encodes these proteins:
- the LOC139900389 gene encoding uncharacterized protein, which produces MITPEYKRVERYIWGLSENIQGNVLSSKPETIQRAIRMAHNLMVQVVQCQPINAKTDVKVTTEKRNFKKECPKAKKGETAKGQAFQIITKEAHEDPELVTGTFLLNNHLASILFDTGADKSFIAKDFSVAINRPLTVLDTRYAVELANGKLIKVDKIMRGCALNLSNNLFEVDLMPVDLGSFNIIIGMDWLSKNRADINCAEKSIRIPLENGENLVIQGDKRKVNLNIISCMRARRYLKKGYPSILADVKELKTKEIGLEDVLVVREFPRVFQEELLGLPPHRQVEFQIDLVPEAAPIAKLPY; this is translated from the exons ATGATTACTCCCGAATATAAGAGAGTTGAGAGATATATTTGGGGTTTGTCAGAAAACATTCAAGGAAATGTTCTGTCATCGAAACCAGAAACGATCCAGAGGGCTATTCGTATGGCACATAATTTGATGGTGCAAGTAGTGCAATGTCAACCAATCAATGCTAAGACGGATGTGAAAGTTACgactgagaagc GAAATTTCAAGAAAGAATGTCCTAAGGCTAAGAAGGGTGAAACGGCTAAGGGCCAAGCTTTTCAGATCATAACGAAGGAAGCTCATGAGGATCCAgagttagtcacgggtacgttcctccTTAATAATCATTTAGCATCTATTTTATTCGATACCGGTGCTGATAAAAGTTTTATAGCTAAGGATTTTAGTGTTGCGATAAATAGGCCTTTAACTGTCTTAGACACTAGATATGCTGTAGAATTGGCAAACGGTAAGTTGATAAAAGTAGATAAGATTATGCGAGGTTGTGCCTTAAATTTGTCAAACAATCTGTTCGAGGTTGATTTAATGCCCGTTGACTTAGGAAGTTTCaatattattattggtatggactggttatcTAAGAATCGTGCGGACATTAATTGTGCGGAAAAGTCTATCCGTATACCTCTTGAGAATGGTGAGAACTTAGTCATCCAAGGAGATAAGAGAAAGGTAAACCTTAATATTATTTCTTGTATGAGAGCTCGAAGATATCTAAAGAAGGGATATCCTTCCATTCTCGCGGATGTGAAAGAACTCAAAACCAAAGAGATTGGATTGGAGGATGTTCTAGTTGTTCGTGAGTTTCCTCGAGTATTTCAAGAAGAATTACTAGGACTACCTCCGCATAGACAAGTTgaattccagattgatttagttcccgaAGCCGCACCAATTGCCAAATTGCCTTATTGA